The sequence GCTTTGCTCGGCAGGCCGCCGCCGACGGTGTGCAGGTCGCGCAGGAGGACGCCGGGCCGGTCGACACGGACGGTCAGGGACAGTCGGGCCAGATCCTCCAGCGGTGTGCCTCGCCGGCGGCCCAGCGCGGCGGCCAGCAGACCGATGACGCCGGAGCGGGTGGGGCAGGCAGCGGTGTCGCGTTCGTTGAAGTGACTGTGCTCGCCCCAGGACTGCAGGGGGCCGGCCAGCCGCAGCAGTAGCCCGGGCTCAGGGACGGTCTTGGAGGGGGTCGCGGGGGTCACTATGCTGCCTCGTTGGAGTCTTGCCCGAGGGCGGCGTCCAGGGCGCTGGTGACGAGGTCCTCGAAGGATTCGCGGCGCTTGCCCAGACCGGTCAGGTCCTTGGTGGCCAGGCCGGCCCAGCCGGAGGTGAGGATGCGACCTGAGCCGAGCAGTTTGTTCGCGGCCTCTGCGTACGTGGCGAGCTGTGTGCAGGAGATCTCGGTAAACCCGCCGTCGGCGTTGGCGCGGACGGGCTTTTCGAAGGCGGCCGCAAAGGACAGGGGGCGATCGGTACGTACGGAGATGTGCACCAGGTCGGGAATGGTGTGCGGGGCGGTGGAGTTCTTCTTGGCCTGCGGCAGGGATTCGATGAACGAGGCGAGGCAAGAGGTGATTAGCTCGCGGGCTGCCGTCGGTTCGTCGCCGATGTTGGCGGCCAGGTCGCGCAGGTCCACGGTGGCGTAGCGGTAGAAGGTGCCGGCACTGTACTCGGCGTGGCCCATGTGCCCGCTGCCCGTCGCATCGTTCCAGGCATTGGTGATGTCGTCCACGGCGGAGAAGTAGTCCAGTTCGATGTCCGTCTTGTGCGTGGTCAGCGCGTGGGCGACCTGCACAGCGCCGTCCACACCCGCGTCATCGACCTCGGCGAGCATCCGACCGAAGAGGTTGATGACGCCGTTACGGGAACGCAGCACCGCTTCGACGGCGTCCTTGGGCAGCACGCTCTTGTCGGCGGGCTTCTTGATGTCCTTGGCCGCCTCCAGCTTTTCGCGGTGCTGTTCGGCGATATCCGCCAGCTCGGCGACCGCCGCCTGCGGCACGTACACCATCGCGTTGGTCAGCACTTTGTTGGGGACCGGCTGCTTGGCGTCGTCCTTGGCGAGCTCGAACTTGATGCTGCTGGCCGCCGCGATGTGGGCGCCGGAGCGCTGTGCCAGGTGCTGCGGCCAGCCGCGCTCCCCCAGCTCGTGTGCGGTGCGTTCGCCGATGCGGCGGGTGCGCAGTGCGGCCTGCCCGATCAGCTCCTCGAAGCGGTCGCGGACGGCCCGCTTCCAGCACTGGCTGCTGACCCGGGTCCGCAGGACGTTGCCGTACTGGACGGTCTTGACGGAATTGGTGTCGTCCCGATTCAAGTTGGCATATGGGACCGACTGCAAGATGTGGATATCGATGAAACGGGCGGGCACGGACATAACGAATTCTCCTTCGCAGGGCGGGAGTGGAGGTGGCGGTGGGGCGGCCAACGGCCGTGGCCGGGTCACTGGTTGGGGCCGGTCTCCTCAGCCTCATGCTGGTCGGCCTGGGCGGCCTGCTTACGGGCGGCCTCGGCACGCAGCCGGTAGTAGTCCTGCAGCCAGC is a genomic window of Streptomyces gilvosporeus containing:
- the cas7e gene encoding type I-E CRISPR-associated protein Cas7/Cse4/CasC, whose amino-acid sequence is MSVPARFIDIHILQSVPYANLNRDDTNSVKTVQYGNVLRTRVSSQCWKRAVRDRFEELIGQAALRTRRIGERTAHELGERGWPQHLAQRSGAHIAAASSIKFELAKDDAKQPVPNKVLTNAMVYVPQAAVAELADIAEQHREKLEAAKDIKKPADKSVLPKDAVEAVLRSRNGVINLFGRMLAEVDDAGVDGAVQVAHALTTHKTDIELDYFSAVDDITNAWNDATGSGHMGHAEYSAGTFYRYATVDLRDLAANIGDEPTAARELITSCLASFIESLPQAKKNSTAPHTIPDLVHISVRTDRPLSFAAAFEKPVRANADGGFTEISCTQLATYAEAANKLLGSGRILTSGWAGLATKDLTGLGKRRESFEDLVTSALDAALGQDSNEAA